Part of the Thermocladium sp. ECH_B genome is shown below.
CTTCCTCCATTATTCAAAGCATGTACCCCCTAGTTTATATTATTTACTACTGGATCATCACTTAATAATACTTAAATGTTATTTAATTCCTCCGTCTCAAATATGGGCCATAATTGCCATTTATTTATCGAATTGTTGGAACTTGAAGCCAAAGGGTTTATTGTCGTAATCACATGATGGGCCTTCTCGAGGCTTAAATCAATTCAGCCACTTAATCGATTTTTAATACGATCTAAATCATTTTTATACACACGGGGAAAACCTCGCCCTTAAGGACGGGGTAGCTCACCTAACTGGTTTCTGTTTCTTGCCTAACAATATTGCCTTCAAACTTATTCCATTTACTTTAGTTACCTTAAATCTAACTCCTGGTAAATCACCATAGGCCCTGCCCTCAGGGCCGCCTATACGCTCCACCATAACTTCATCATGCTCATTAATTGCATTTAGCCCGCCGTCCCAAGGAACGAACGCTGTTATTACCTTGCCATTCTTAGTCAATTGCACCCTTACGCATTTCCTAACCGCGGCATTGGGCTTCCTCGCCTCAACGCCAACCTTCTCTAGAACTATTCCCTTAGCCATTGGAGCTCCCTCTAATGGATCGTATCGCTTGGCTATTCCCAATGCCTTCCTCTTATAGTAAATATCGCTCCAACGCTTGCGTTGCCGCTTGATCTTTAGCTTCCTAGCTGCATATAGCCCTNGNGGGGACTTCTTGCCTGTCATTTACAGATCACCGCAATATCCATATAACTTCTTGTTTATCTATAGCTTTTAAAAATATATCGCAATGTTAATGACTGGCCGCCAAGGAGCGGGGCCTCTTCCCGGGCAAGCAATGATATCGTTGTCGCCACCTCGTTGTTTGAGCGGTACCGGTAAAGCTTTTATTGATTGGCGAGGCATATATCAATGCAATTATACTCGGAGGCATTAGGGGAATATGTTGATGTGCCGAGACCACTCAACTCTATTATAAGCCTTGATCCGGCGGCCACCGAGGCCGTATTCATGATGGGCGCGGGTCACTTAATAAAGGCAACTGATGCATTTAGCTATAGACCGCCTAACGCTAAGGCTATTCCTAAGATAGGTAGTTATACTCATGTGGATATTGAGGCGTTGAAGACCTATAATCCTCAATTGATATTCACTAGTACTGGAGTGCAGCGGGATTTGTATAAGAAATTAATTAATGCTGGGTTCAATGTGTATCCAATCCCCGTCGCCACAAGTATTGGCAAGATAATGGATAATGTCATAATAATAGGCGAAGTAATTGATAGAAAGATAAATGCAAGGAGGCTTTATCTAGAATTACTAAGCACCTTAACGAGCATGAGGAAGAAAAGAGAGGAGCCGATTAGGATATATGTTGAGCTGGATCTAGGTGGTCCAATCTCGCCTGGATTTCCCACTCACATAAGCGATGCAATAAGCATATTAGGCGGCATAAATGTTTTTGAGCACATTGATGAGGCATATTTCTCTCCGACCCCAAGCCAAATAATTGCTCAAGACCCAGAAATAATAATTTATGAACCCAAGCGAGGCTCTAAAATGAGCGAGGCAAGCGTCATTGATGTATTTAGGCGGAGAGGAATTGATGTAAGCAAAGCAAAATTGCGATTAACTCCCGGCGATTTCCTTGCCCATATGGGCCCCAGCTTCATCACGGATGTCATGAAGTGGCTTGAGCAGGCAATTAACCGATGAATCCAAGATTTATGATAAAAGTATATAAAGTACAGCATAATTAGTGGTCATGTGGTCATTGAGCAATTAGAGGAATATGGAGAGGAGGGGATAGATGATAGGGATAAAAAGATCATTGAGATAATGATGCAGAACTCCAAGATTCCGTTTACCCAAATAGGCAAAGAACTAGGCATAAGCGAAGCTGCCGTTAGGCGTAGGATAAAGAAGCTGGAGGTGATGGGCGTAATAAAGAAGTTCACAATAGTGGTTGATCCAGCCAAAATAGGGTATAAACACGTTGCCATAATAGGAATTGATAGTGAACCCGATAAATTAATACAAATAGCTCATGACTTGGCCAATAAACACTTCAGCAAGAGGGTCTACATAACAACTGGCGATCACATGATAATGCTAGAGGCCTGGGCAAGAGATAGCGCAGAAATGACCAAAGTACTCCAAGAAATAGGAGCAATAAATGGAGTTCGTAAAGTGTGTCCAGCAATAATCTTGGATTCCATAAAGCAATAGATCGATTATTCTTGAATCAATTCTATTTTGCGTTCACCCAATTTATGGCCCAATTCTATGGCTCTATTTATCAATTCATTCCTATTATGAGGACCATAAATCATTCTCCCATTAACAATAGTGGCCACAACATCCCGGCCAGTGGCTGAATACACTATATTTGATGCCAAATTACTGGAGTCCAGGGGCAGTAGGCCTATTGAGTTGGCATCCAATAAGACTAGATCGGCCTTATTTCCAGGCATTATCTCACCGCCCTTAATTCCAATCATATTATAAGCCCCCCTCGTCGCCATACCCAACGCATGGCTCGCCTTCATTGCCGTGCTCCAATAATTATTTCGCTGAAGAAGAATTGCTAACTTCATTTCCCTAAACACATCAAGGGAATTATTGGAGGCAGGACCATCCGTTCCTAGCCCAACATTTACTCCATTACTTATTAATTCAACTACAGGAAAGAAACCCCCCGTGGCCAACTTCATGTTGGATGTTGGGCAATGAACGGCATTCGCTTTATTCCTAATCATTATCTCCATCTCCCAATTAGTTACCCAGCCTAAATGAACGAAGATGCTGTTCTTCCTGACGAGGCCAAAATCATCTAGCACCTCTATTGGTTGCTTACCATAAGTTCTCCTCGCTTGAATCACCTCATCCCTAGTCTCATCAACATGAATATTCAAGAGGAGGTGAAGCTCATCCATCAAGGCGGAGACCCTGCTTAATGTGTCTCGTTCCACTGAGTATATGCTGTGAACATTTATAATAGGCTTAACTAGTTCATTGCTTTGAGGAATCATGTTCCTTAATTCGTTCTCCACTAGTTTCGGCTTATTGAAGCTATCAATGAAAACAGGGCCCAGAAAGCCTCGTACTCCATATTTCTTGGCTATCTCCATGGTAGCAAACGGGTGAAAATACATATCTATGAACGCCGTTGTGCCGCTCATTATTGACTCAATTATGGATAATTCACTCGATAACGCCACTACTTCCTCGGTTAATTTGCTCTCAACTAACCACATGCTTTTCAACCATTCGAATAACTCCTCATCATCCCTATAACCTCTTAATAGGGACATGCCTAAATGGGTGTGCGCATTCACAATGCCCGGCATAACTATCATTTGGCTACAATCCACTACCTCATCATCTATATCATTAATTAGTTCCCGACCAACTGCCGATATCTCACCATCAATTATCTTGATGTCAATGTTTTCCCTAACTATAATGCCGGAGTCGCTGGGCCATACAGCAAACCTACAGTTACGTAGCAACATTAAAACTATCTTAAAGAGGGGTTCAAAAATCTTTGGCAGAAGTCTTCCGCCCTTAACAAGATTCAAAACTTACTGGCCTCCTCCCCATCCGTAAGGGCGGAATAACTTGCCACCGAAAGAAAATTCCCAGCATTGGGAAAGGAATTAAATGATATGATGGGATGCACCGTGTTTTATGATGTTTGGGTACGCGAACATTACTAGCCTAAGCCGGTGATTGAACTAATTATTCCGCTAATTAATGCAATGATTCCAAGGGTGAATACCAGCAATAGGATCCTATTGCTTCTAGCGAACCTAAGCAATGCATTTATTAATAATAAACTAAGCAATGTGGCTACTATTATTGAGATCCCTAATGCGTTGAGGCTAATCAAGTTAGCTGCGTTTTCCACAGTATGTTTGGAAAAAATTAAAGTCACGCCAATGGCTCCAAGGGCAGCCGGTATTAGTTCTATAAAAGATAACCTAAATGCATCCTCGGGCTTAACTCCCAGAAGCAGTAAAGCCGATGTGGTCATTCCAGACCTACTGACACCGGGTAAAGCGGCTAGGCCTTGGGCTAATCCCACTATCACGAAATCCTTAATCGAGAGATCTTGCAATGATCTTCGTGGAGCATAGGCTTTCCTCGATAAATAAATGATAATGCCATCCAGTATCAACACTGATCCCAGGATTGACATTGGAATGCCAATAACTGGTCCTTTAATTAAGCCCTCAATGAAGATATAGATTGGTACTCCCATTACTCCAGTGATAATCGTTGAAACAACAATATACTTCAGCATTATAATATCATTTTCGCTTCCTCGCCCCACCAACGCCATTATTACTCCATAAATTTCCTTCCTGAAATATATAATAGCTGCAAATATGGTGCCTATCTCCATGAATAATCCAAATGCGTATCCCTTGGAGAAGCTAAATCCCAATAGAAATGTGGATGCCAATAAAATTTGAGTCTTGCTGCTTATGGGAAGCCATTCGCTTATGCCTTGCACTAGCCCCAAAATAATTCCTAAAATTATTGAATTCATAATCGTGCCGACCAAGACATAATAAAAATTTTTCGCAACTCCTCTAACAGAAATCCCAATTCATGTATATTCATTTTCTATAAAAGCGAGAGTTCATTAAAGCATTCCCTCGCAGATTTCTTCATAAAAATCCAATTAAAATTAAAACTCATTAGTTTTAATCACTTCTCATGATATACCTAATACGACATGGGGAATCCACGCTTAACGAGGCCGGGATCCTCCATAGCTCCACGCTTAACGAGGGGCCATTAACACGTAAGGGAAGGGCGGAGGCTGAGGCGGTAGCTAGGTTCTTAAAAATGAGTGAATTTAATGGGAGGGTTTATTCATCCCCATTATTGAGGGCTAGGGAAACAGCCGCATTTATATCTAACAATATAATAATTGACAATAGATTAAGGGAGGTAGGCATGGGCGAATGGGAGGGAAAGAGGATAAGCGATATACCTAGCTTCCATAAGTATGTCCAGGACCCCGTAAATAATTCGCCTAAAGGCGGAGAACCCGTGAAGGATGTGGCAGCCAGAATTATTGATTTCCTGAGGGAAGTAGGGGATGATGCCGCAATAGTCTCTCATTGGTTACCAATATCAACCGCAATAGCCATTGTGTTAGGCATGCCTTTAGAGCATGTATACAGGATACGCATACACACAGCCTCGATATCTGCAATTAATAAGGAAAGCGAGCCTTGGAGCGTTGAATACATAAATCTAAAGCCAAAGGATTTGGAGGGCGTTCTCAATAGAAGCAAATAAGGCGCTTAAACTTAAATGCAACGCTATTTAAGTTTACGGGAGATTAAGAGATGGAGGACCCCATACATGAGGGCAGAGTAGTTCACACAAATGAATGATGATATAGAGCAAAGTGATGAGAGATCACTTAGGTTTACCGACCTCCTACCCCGGACCTAAAGAGCGAGACCTGCCATCTTCTTCGTCAAAGCGGAGAGGCCCTATTAATGATGGAAATTATACTAGAGAAACTACATAGAAAATTTTATATAAACACTTCCTCAACGAGTATTATGTTTAGGGATAAGCTGCCCCTAAATAATGCATCGCTAACGTTTAGGGATGTTGTGCTGGTGCCGGGAAGGGCGGTGGATGAACCGTCAAGGGTTGATCTTTCCACATATATCACGAGGAAAATCAAGATACGGATACCGTTGGTTTCATCTCCCATGGATACCGTGACCGAGCGGGACTTAGCGATATCAATGGCCAGATATGGAGGCGTTGGCGTCATTCATAGGAATATGACCATGGAGGCAGAGGTAGAGGCGGTGAAGGCCGTTAAGGAGGCGGCGCCGCATCCTCTTCGATTAATTATGTTAAGGCCGGAGGCAACTCTTGAGGAGGCGGTTGAGGCCATGTTGCTTAACAATGTTGATTCCATGCCGATCGTCAATACATCAGGAACAGTTGTCGGCATATTGAGGAGGAGCAGCGCGATATCTGGATCGGGCAGAGTGATGGATGCGGCATCTAGGCCCGTGGTCGCTACTCCTTCAATGAGTGACGGAGAATTATTGAGGTTAATGCGGGAAAACGGCTTAGACACTATTCCAGTAGTGGATTCACGGAACACATATATTGGTTCGATTTCATTCTATGATTTAAGGGAAGCACCATCGCTTGACTCAAGCGGCAGATTGCTTGTCGGCGCAGCGGTGTCACCATTTGATTTAGAAAGGGCAAAAGCATTATCTGGATACGCGGATTTCCTGGTGATAGATGTGGCTCATGCAGATAACGATAATGTACTATCAGCGGTGGCGAAAATGGTTAAAGAAGTGAGCGTTGATGTGGTGCTCGGCAATATTGGCACATATAAAGGAGCCTTAGATGCCGTGGCGAGAGTTGATGGCGTGGCTGGCCTTAGGGTAGGCATAGCGAGCGGTTCCATATGCAGCACTGGCGTGGTGACTGGCGCAGCTGCGCCCACTTTATGGGCTACTGCCCAAGTAGCTGATGCCCTATTAGATAGCGGGATTAATATACCTGTTATAGCCGATGGCGGCATAAGAGAGCCGGGGGACGCAGTAAAGGCTTTTGCAGCGGGAGCCTGGGCAGTAATGATGGGGAGAACCTTCGCCCAGGCACTGGAGTCCCCGAGCCCAGTAATTAAGATTGGAAACAAGAAGTATAAGTACTATAGGGGAATGGGGAGCGAGGGGGCTAGGGAGGCTAGGTTCAGTGTTGATAGGTATGGACTTAAATCAAAGAATGTGGCGGAGGGCGTCGAGGGTCTTGTTCCATATAGGGGAACGGTTCGGGACATCATTAATTACTTCGTGGGAGGCATGCAGGCAGCAATGGGTTATATCGGGGCAATGAATATACATGAAGCTTGGGAGAAGGGATCATTTAATTTAGTTACCAGTCTAGGATGGACAGAAGTGGCTCCACATGACTTATTGACCGATGTGGAGGGCGAGTAATGTGGATAAGGCAATAGTGGTGAATTTCGGTAGCCAATATGCTCACTTAATAGCGAGAAGGCTTAGGGAGTTAGGTCTATATGCGGAGTTAATTAGTCCGGGTATAGAGGGGATTGATAAAGATACGCGGCTCATTGTATTTTCCGGGGGTCCATCAAGTGTTTACGAGGAGGGGGCTCCATCCATTGATAAATCCATTATGGATTTAGGGATACCTATTTTGGGGATTTGTTATGGGCATCAATTGATCGCATCAATGCTTGGCGGATCAGTAAAGAGGGGTAAGGGAGAATATGGACCGACAATAGTTCACGTAGACACATCGGAACCGGTATTTAGGGGTTGGAATGAGGCGGAGGTGACTTGGATGTCTCATGGGGATTATGTGGCGGAGGTCCCGGCTGGCTTTAAGGTGATTGCGAAATCGGAGAGCGGCTACGTGGCTGCCATGAGGAGCATGGATGGAAGAATATATTCTTTTCAATTTCATCCAGAGGTCTCCCATACACAAAAAGGCAAATTACTCCTTGATAACTTAGTGAATATATTGGTTGGTAAGCATGAGGCGTGGAGGCCGGAGAACACAATTGAGAAGACAATAAATGAGGTAAGGCAGCAAGCCATTAATGGAAAAGTATTGGTGGCAGTGAGCGGAGGCATTGATAGCACGGTAACCGCGGTTCTAGTTAGTAAAGCCGTGGGGGAGAGAGCTGTGCTTGTGTTGGTCGATCATGGACTCTTCAGGGAGGGGGAGGNGGAGGACGTCATGAAGACCTATAAGGAGGTGGGCCTCAATGTAAGGCTGATAGATGCATCAAGCACATTCCTGTCGCGATTAAATGGGGAGGCTGATTGCGAGCGGAGGCGTAAAATAATAGGGGAAACATTTGCCGAGGTCTTTGAAGGCTTAATACGAAGCGATCCCAGCATTAAGTGGATTGCTCAAGGAACCCTTTATCCAGATGTGATAGAGAGCGGGGCAGTGAAGGGGAGCGACGTGATTAAGAGCCACCATAATGTTGGCGGATTACCTAAGTGGTTTAATATAGGTTTAATAGAGCCCCTTAGATCGCTGTATAAGGATGAGGTGCGGAGGCTCGCTGAATCCCTTGGTTTGCCTGACAAGATAATTAATAGGCATCCCTTTCCGGGGCCTGGATTGGCTGTTAGGATAATTGGGAAGTTCAGCACTGATAAATTAATGATACTTAGGCGCGCAACTGCTATCCTAGAGGATGAATTATCGAAAGCCGGCTTAATGAATTACTGGCAGGCATTGGCGGTAATAGGCGACGATAAGTGGGTCGGCGTTAAGGGTGATAAGAGGGCTGTGGGCTACATAATTACAATTAGGATTGTGTCTAGCGATGATGGCATGACTGCCGATTGGATACCCCTTGACCCTAAGTTATTAACTAGAATTAGCACACGAATAACCAGTGAAGTACCTAATGTATCAATGGTCACTTACTCCATTTCCTCGAAACCGCCGGCAACAATAGAGCCATGCTAACTCACTTAATCTTAATGATGGGGGATTGAGTCTCCGCGTGGATGCCCTTCTCCTGAGTTTCGCATATATTATCAATTTCCTATATGATGGATCGCCGAGACTTAATGCATTTAAGTTAACGGGGATAAGTGGGTGAAAGTCCTCGGCCCGCAAGGGCGGAGTAGTTCACGTGCTTCTAGGTGATGATTATTAATAAATTTCGAGGTGGATCGATTATTAATAAATTATGAAAAATTCTTTTATTAATTAATGATAAAAAATATATATGGTTAATTTAAGCGAGAGGCGGAGATTCATTAAATTAATGCTGGGTGCTGGGATGATCGCCCTAATCGGATCAAGTGGATATCGATTAAGCGAATTGGTTATGCCGAGCGCGGGATCCAGGAGCGCACTAACCCCTCTGGATCAGTGGTATGTCGTGCAGATAGGGCCTACCCCAACCATTGACGTGGATAACTATAGATTAATGATTGATGGATTGGTTCAGAATCCCCTCGCCCTTAGCCTAAGCGAGATAATGAGCATGGCATCCACATCGCTTCCAGATACCATTCAATGCGTCTCCGACTCACTCTTCTTAAAGGCCAATGTCATATGGCGGGGAGTGCCTCTAAGAAATATGCTTGAGAAGGCGAAACCCATGAGCAATGCAAGCAAGGTTATATTGCTTGGAGCCGATGGATACACAAGTGATCTACCCATAGATAAGGCCATGGAGGGCACCACGCTGGTGGTGTATGAGGCCGATTATGAATTATTGTTGAATCAGCATGGTTACCCAGTGAGGCTAGCCGTGCCGGGTTGGTGGGGATATAAGTACGTTAAATGGCTTACCCGCATAAGTTTAACTGATAAGGATTACTTGGGATATTGGGAATCAAGGGGGTATCCCGATGTCGCGCGTAAATAATGTCATTAACATATATAATAGAAATAGAATTGGTATATATGCGGCCGCATTGTCATCATTAATTGCTGGCTTCGCTCCAGCACTTGGATTACTGGTATTGCCAATAATGGCGGTTTTCCTTGGCTCCGACCTGGAAAGAAGCATATACTCGCCTAAGTTTCAGAGAGAGACCGCATGGATACTTCTAGCTCTAGCGGCAGGCGAGGGCTTCACAGGGTTTGCCGCGGGACCCGTTACTTCCAATATAATATCTAGAGCTACATTGGGATTAATGACGCGAGGATTAGGGCTTGAGCTTCACCTAATGCTAATAGATCCATTGGCGCTATTCTTCATTCTTCACTTATCAAGCGGTATAGGACTAGCCCTGCTGAGGCGAGGCGTGAAATGGGCACCCCTATATAAGGTAGTGATACCGATGATATTAATATTGCTCTTCGCAATCATTATTTACATGGATGCATTATTCTTTGCTTGAGACCGCAATTAAGGATTGAACACTATGGCGTGGGGCTCCCCTTCATTTAATTACGGTAAGAAGCAGTTGAGACACATCTGCCCTGGAGTACTTGGTCAATATTGAGTTGCTGCATATGATTTCGGCGGCGCCAGCATTAATTATCTTCTGATCTGCATCATTCAATAATAAACAATGAGCGGCTATGACCCGTATCGTTCGTGCCTCGCCCTTTAGCGCACTTATTCCATTAATTATGGTGCCTCCCGTTGCAATTATGTCGTCTATTATCACGACATCTCGATTGGCCGCGCTTATATCCTTTGGCTTAACCGATACTTGTCCTGTGAATCTGTCCCTAGTTTTTTCAAGATAATCGAAGTCAGCGCCAATTAATTGAGCAAGCTTCTTTGCGCGCCAGAGACTACCAATATCAGGGCTCAGCACTAGGGGATTCCGCAAGGTACTTAGTAGGCTGGAGTATACTTGAAATGGCTCTAGATTAATGCCGAGGCCGTTTCTATCCAGCACCTCTGGCTTATGTATATCCACTACAAATAATTCATCTAGCCCGGCATTTCTTAACGACTTAATAATGTAATCTATGCTAATGGCTTCCCCATCTAGAAACCTCTTATCCTGTCTTGCATAAGGCATGTAAGGCATAAATAATCCAACCCTGGATGCCCCTAAATCCTTCAATGCATTAATGACCAGCAGAGAACGCACTAATGATCTATCCTGATTAGGATAGGCCCTAGTTACATATATCACGTGCTCACCAGTAATGCTTACCGGTAACCTTACGTATTGCTCCCCANCTGGGAATACCTTATATATTAATTCGATTCCCTTTGAACCAATTAAGTCCCGAGATGACTCGTCGCTCAGCAACAACATAGTTTTAAAGCCGTAATCCAGCATTAAAAATATTGAGTGATGATACCAGGCTGTTTGATTAGATGATTTGGGTTAATAGCGCTGATAATTCAATTACTTGACCCCCATTATGGATAAGCCATGATTGTGTTTTAAGCCTTAATATTTAGTCTTAACTTATTGGCGACCACTTCCGTGCCTTAAAGAGNCCCTTACTCATGAGGAACTCCCTGAACGCATCGGTCTCAGTATATGAATCATCGCT
Proteins encoded:
- a CDS encoding 30S ribosomal protein S12, producing the protein MTGKKSPXGLYAARKLKIKRQRKRWSDIYYKRKALGIAKRYDPLEGAPMAKGIVLEKVGVEARKPNAAVRKCVRVQLTKNGKVITAFVPWDGGLNAINEHDEVMVERIGGPEGRAYGDLPGVRFKVTKVNGISLKAILLGKKQKPVR
- a CDS encoding iron ABC transporter substrate-binding protein, encoding MQLYSEALGEYVDVPRPLNSIISLDPAATEAVFMMGAGHLIKATDAFSYRPPNAKAIPKIGSYTHVDIEALKTYNPQLIFTSTGVQRDLYKKLINAGFNVYPIPVATSIGKIMDNVIIIGEVIDRKINARRLYLELLSTLTSMRKKREEPIRIYVELDLGGPISPGFPTHISDAISILGGINVFEHIDEAYFSPTPSQIIAQDPEIIIYEPKRGSKMSEASVIDVFRRRGIDVSKAKLRLTPGDFLAHMGPSFITDVMKWLEQAINR
- a CDS encoding transcriptional regulator → MMQNSKIPFTQIGKELGISEAAVRRRIKKLEVMGVIKKFTIVVDPAKIGYKHVAIIGIDSEPDKLIQIAHDLANKHFSKRVYITTGDHMIMLEAWARDSAEMTKVLQEIGAINGVRKVCPAIILDSIKQ
- a CDS encoding UDP pyrophosphate phosphatase; this translates as MNSIILGIILGLVQGISEWLPISSKTQILLASTFLLGFSFSKGYAFGLFMEIGTIFAAIIYFRKEIYGVIMALVGRGSENDIIMLKYIVVSTIITGVMGVPIYIFIEGLIKGPVIGIPMSILGSVLILDGIIIYLSRKAYAPRRSLQDLSIKDFVIVGLAQGLAALPGVSRSGMTTSALLLLGVKPEDAFRLSFIELIPAALGAIGVTLIFSKHTVENAANLISLNALGISIIVATLLSLLLINALLRFARSNRILLLVFTLGIIALISGIISSITGLG
- a CDS encoding GMP synthetase, whose protein sequence is MDKAIVVNFGSQYAHLIARRLRELGLYAELISPGIEGIDKDTRLIVFSGGPSSVYEEGAPSIDKSIMDLGIPILGICYGHQLIASMLGGSVKRGKGEYGPTIVHVDTSEPVFRGWNEAEVTWMSHGDYVAEVPAGFKVIAKSESGYVAAMRSMDGRIYSFQFHPEVSHTQKGKLLLDNLVNILVGKHEAWRPENTIEKTINEVRQQAINGKVLVAVSGGIDSTVTAVLVSKAVGERAVLVLVDHGLFREGEXEDVMKTYKEVGLNVRLIDASSTFLSRLNGEADCERRRKIIGETFAEVFEGLIRSDPSIKWIAQGTLYPDVIESGAVKGSDVIKSHHNVGGLPKWFNIGLIEPLRSLYKDEVRRLAESLGLPDKIINRHPFPGPGLAVRIIGKFSTDKLMILRRATAILEDELSKAGLMNYWQALAVIGDDKWVGVKGDKRAVGYIITIRIVSSDDGMTADWIPLDPKLLTRISTRITSEVPNVSMVTYSISSKPPATIEPC